One Phycisphaerae bacterium genomic window carries:
- a CDS encoding response regulator: MADAAPLILLVDDDSDFLEINRQILEPNGYRVACCADPQAAWQRLANEKPSLIITDLMMSNLDSGFSLSKQIKGDPRFADIPIIIATAVTSQVGLDFRPRTPEDLAAMCVDAYFDKPIPPKKLLEKVAELLARR; the protein is encoded by the coding sequence ATGGCGGATGCGGCCCCCCTGATTCTGCTCGTCGACGATGACTCTGACTTCCTCGAGATCAACCGGCAGATTCTCGAGCCGAACGGCTATCGCGTGGCGTGCTGTGCCGACCCGCAGGCCGCGTGGCAACGTCTCGCCAACGAGAAGCCCAGCCTGATCATCACGGACCTGATGATGAGCAACCTTGACTCGGGCTTCTCCCTTTCCAAGCAGATCAAGGGCGATCCGCGCTTCGCCGACATCCCCATCATCATCGCCACGGCGGTGACCAGCCAGGTCGGCCTCGATTTCCGGCCGCGCACGCCGGAGGACCTGGCGGCGATGTGCGTGGACGCGTACTTCGACAAGCCGATCCCGCCGAAGAAGCTGCTCGAAAAAGTCGCTGAGCTGCTCGCACGCCGCTGA
- a CDS encoding PEP-CTERM sorting domain-containing protein (PEP-CTERM proteins occur, often in large numbers, in the proteomes of bacteria that also encode an exosortase, a predicted intramembrane cysteine proteinase. The presence of a PEP-CTERM domain at a protein's C-terminus predicts cleavage within the sorting domain, followed by covalent anchoring to some some component of the (usually Gram-negative) cell surface. Many PEP-CTERM proteins exhibit an unusual sequence composition that includes large numbers of potential glycosylation sites. Expression of one such protein has been shown restore the ability of a bacterium to form floc, a type of biofilm.): MYLRWFTVVVLLTAAGVAQAELLIADSGGDRIMLFDDQTGAVIDANWLTDIGAVGWFFTTPKEAMLVGSEIWVSDQVADAIHRFDLDRNFLGSVTAHPLGGVLDNLRGLGFDGTTVYQTVWPSTTTRRGVARYDTAGTPLGFHALNASLFDVTPFQGDLLISNETTDDIERWTTTGTFVGVFRDNVVYPQQIAVLADGSVLTVSSIAASGIEGVYHLNDDGSLRAFIDTEPIEEMVPRSAYLLGNGAYLIGTSQGVYRAQFNGVGYDFTLMLGGVDAQYINYIPEPSTALLLALAGLAALRRNRA; encoded by the coding sequence ATGTATTTGAGGTGGTTCACTGTGGTTGTGCTGTTGACTGCGGCGGGGGTGGCGCAGGCGGAGTTGCTGATCGCGGACAGCGGCGGCGATCGCATCATGCTGTTTGACGATCAGACCGGCGCCGTGATCGACGCGAACTGGCTCACGGACATCGGGGCCGTCGGCTGGTTCTTCACGACGCCGAAGGAAGCGATGCTGGTCGGCAGTGAGATCTGGGTGTCGGACCAGGTCGCCGACGCGATCCATCGTTTCGATCTGGACCGCAATTTCCTCGGCAGCGTCACGGCGCATCCCTTGGGTGGCGTGCTCGACAACCTGCGCGGTCTGGGCTTCGACGGCACGACCGTGTACCAGACCGTCTGGCCGAGCACGACCACGCGGCGCGGCGTCGCACGCTACGACACGGCGGGGACGCCCCTCGGGTTCCACGCACTCAACGCCAGCCTGTTTGATGTCACGCCGTTCCAGGGCGACCTGCTCATCTCCAACGAGACGACGGATGACATCGAGCGCTGGACGACCACCGGCACGTTCGTCGGGGTGTTCCGGGACAACGTGGTCTACCCGCAGCAGATCGCGGTACTGGCCGATGGCAGCGTGCTGACGGTGAGCTCGATTGCAGCTTCAGGCATCGAAGGCGTTTACCACCTGAACGATGACGGGAGCTTGCGGGCGTTCATCGACACGGAGCCGATCGAGGAAATGGTGCCGCGTTCGGCGTACCTGCTGGGCAATGGCGCGTACCTGATCGGGACGAGCCAGGGCGTCTACCGGGCGCAGTTCAACGGCGTGGGATACGACTTCACGCTCATGCTCGGCGGCGTGGACGCGCAATACATCAACTACATACCGGAGCCGTCAACGGCGTTGCTGCTGGCGCTGGCGGGCCTGGCCGCGCTGCGGCGCAACCGCGCGTAG
- a CDS encoding [FeFe] hydrogenase, group A codes for MPKLTIDNISVEVPAGTTILDAAKQAGVHIPTLCYMKNVQAIGACRVCTVEVEGARNLVASCAAPVAEGMKVKTNSRRVREARRTVVELLLSEHDGDCQVCARNDDCELQAVARELGVREVRYSGDKAKRYRDSTTPALTRDTAKCILCRRCVTVCNQTQGVAAIWAQNRGFKTVIGPAFCQNLDEVVCVQCGQCAAVCPVGAITEQDHIAAVWDALDDPKKHVVVQTAPAIRAALGECFGYPPGTRVTGKMTAALRRLGFDGVFDTNFAADLTIMEEGSELLMRLKQALVGKKGNGHGHEYGPLPMFTSCSPGWIKFMEHYYPDMTANLSTCKSPQQMFGAIAKTYYADKIGKKPEDIFVVSVMPCTAKKFECQRPEMTDSGVQDVDAVLTTRELARMIKQAGIDFTKLPDEKQDAPLGISTGAADIFANTGGVMEAALRTAWEIVTGRPLPFENLHVKPIEGLDGVKEASAKITGAQPEWKFLEGAELKVAVAHGLGNARKVIERVRKGEAQYHFIEVMTCPGGCIGGGGQPRLTDDDVRKARIAAIYDEDEHRELRKSHENPAVQQLYKEFLGQPLGEKSHHLLHTKYESRQRV; via the coding sequence ATGCCGAAACTGACGATTGACAACATCAGCGTGGAAGTCCCGGCTGGGACGACCATCTTGGATGCCGCCAAGCAGGCCGGCGTCCATATCCCGACGCTGTGCTACATGAAGAACGTGCAGGCGATCGGCGCCTGCCGCGTGTGCACGGTGGAAGTCGAAGGCGCCCGCAACCTCGTCGCTTCCTGTGCCGCCCCGGTCGCGGAAGGTATGAAGGTGAAGACCAACAGCCGCCGCGTGCGCGAGGCCCGCCGCACCGTCGTCGAGCTGCTGCTTTCCGAGCACGACGGCGACTGCCAGGTCTGCGCCCGCAACGACGATTGCGAGCTGCAGGCCGTCGCCCGCGAGCTGGGCGTCCGCGAGGTCCGCTACAGCGGCGACAAGGCCAAGCGGTATCGCGACAGCACCACGCCGGCTCTGACGCGTGACACCGCGAAGTGCATTCTATGCCGGCGGTGCGTGACCGTGTGCAACCAGACACAGGGCGTGGCCGCCATCTGGGCCCAAAACCGCGGGTTCAAGACCGTCATCGGCCCCGCGTTCTGCCAGAACCTCGACGAGGTCGTCTGCGTGCAGTGCGGACAGTGCGCTGCTGTGTGCCCCGTCGGTGCGATCACGGAGCAGGACCACATCGCCGCCGTCTGGGACGCCCTGGACGATCCGAAGAAGCACGTGGTGGTGCAGACGGCCCCGGCTATCCGCGCCGCCCTGGGCGAGTGCTTCGGCTATCCGCCGGGCACACGCGTCACGGGCAAGATGACCGCGGCGCTGCGTCGCCTCGGCTTCGACGGCGTGTTCGACACGAACTTCGCGGCGGACCTGACGATCATGGAGGAGGGCTCCGAGCTGCTCATGCGGCTCAAGCAGGCGCTGGTCGGTAAGAAGGGCAACGGGCACGGTCACGAGTACGGTCCGCTGCCGATGTTCACGAGCTGCTCGCCCGGGTGGATCAAGTTCATGGAGCACTACTACCCGGACATGACGGCGAACCTGTCCACCTGCAAGTCGCCGCAGCAGATGTTCGGGGCGATCGCGAAGACATACTACGCCGACAAGATCGGCAAGAAGCCCGAGGATATCTTCGTCGTGTCGGTCATGCCGTGCACGGCGAAGAAGTTCGAGTGCCAGCGGCCGGAAATGACCGACAGTGGCGTTCAAGACGTCGACGCGGTGCTCACCACCCGCGAACTGGCCCGCATGATCAAGCAGGCCGGCATTGACTTCACGAAGCTGCCCGATGAGAAGCAGGACGCCCCGCTCGGCATCTCGACCGGCGCGGCGGACATCTTCGCCAACACCGGCGGTGTGATGGAGGCGGCGTTGCGGACGGCCTGGGAGATCGTCACCGGCCGGCCGCTGCCCTTCGAGAACCTGCACGTCAAGCCGATCGAGGGCCTCGACGGCGTGAAGGAGGCGTCGGCCAAGATCACGGGCGCCCAGCCTGAGTGGAAGTTCCTGGAAGGCGCCGAGCTGAAGGTCGCCGTGGCCCACGGCCTAGGCAACGCCCGCAAGGTGATCGAGCGCGTCCGCAAAGGTGAAGCGCAGTATCACTTCATCGAAGTGATGACCTGCCCCGGCGGGTGCATCGGCGGCGGCGGCCAGCCGCGGCTGACCGACGATGACGTGCGCAAGGCGCGCATCGCAGCCATCTATGACGAGGACGAGCACCGCGAGCTGCGCAAGTCGCACGAGAACCCGGCGGTCCAGCAGCTCTACAAGGAGTTCCTGGGCCAGCCGCTGGGCGAGAAGTCGCACCACCTGCTGCACACGAAATACGAATCACGGCAGCGCGTGTAG
- the nuoF gene encoding NADH-quinone oxidoreductase subunit NuoF, whose product MSTVRTHVLLCTGGGCIASGALEVGAALREQIERHGLSGEIKVIESGCLGPCAVGPVAAVYPDGVFYQGIRPDDAADIVEEHLLKGRVVERLVHKSPAGETVPGLHEIGFFQKQVKIVLRNCGVIDPLKIEEYIARDGYQALGKALTEMTPEQVIAEVKKSGLRGRGGAGFLTGLKWEFTRKSAGDVKYILCNGDEGDPGAFMDRSVLEGDPHSVIEGMAIAAYAIGAKQGYAYIRAEYPLAVERFSKALEHAREYGLLGKNIMERGFDFDIEVRMGSGAFVCGEETALMTSIEGNRGEPRPRPPFPAQQGLWGKPSCLNNVETFANIAPIIVKGADWFASFGTEKSRGTKVFALAGAVNNTGLVEVPIGMPLGEIIYDIGGGIPGGKKFKAAQMGGPSGGCIPKEHLNVPVDYESLNELGAIMGSGGLIVMDEDTCMVDVARFFLDFVQDESCGKCPPCRVGTKRMLEIVTRICEGHGEEGDIEKLIEIGNVIKDASLCGLGQTAPNPVLSTIRYFRDEYEAHIRDRHCPAGVCPALVRAPCQSACPANVDVPGFVALIAEKRYAEALALHRERNPFASVCARVCFHTCEDKCRRATLDDAVAIRGLKRFMAEQEVTVQLPEIRENEANAKRKVAIVGAGPAGLSCAYFLARLGYQPKVFEAEARPGGMLVQAIPAYRLPREELAREIRMIERLGVDIETNMRLGKDFTLKSLRNDGYEAVFLGVGAPLGTKLGIPGEEAEGVVDALRFLREYNIRGSVPVGKHVVVIGGGNAAIDAARTAMRLGAETVTILYRRTRVEMPAYAEEVDEAEHEGVRIAVLVAPIEIVRRDGRVNGVKCRHMVLGEFDRSGRRRPVDRSDEDFVVAADQVIAAIGQTLDSGQLLDGQKVKLSRAGFIQADPVSGQTSVEWLFAGGDAVMGPWSVVAAIGAGEKAAVGIDKFFNGQCDAFWRADKQPDVEFDPDADPVQYTRAKMQLIPVNKRKNNFQEVELPWSEAVARREARRCLRCDFRQTCEQD is encoded by the coding sequence ATGAGTACCGTACGAACCCATGTGCTGCTGTGCACCGGCGGGGGGTGCATCGCGTCCGGCGCGCTCGAGGTGGGCGCCGCGCTGCGCGAGCAGATCGAACGCCACGGCCTCAGCGGCGAAATCAAGGTCATCGAATCCGGCTGCCTCGGCCCCTGTGCGGTCGGACCGGTCGCGGCCGTCTATCCCGACGGCGTCTTCTACCAGGGCATCCGCCCGGACGACGCGGCCGACATCGTCGAAGAGCACCTGCTCAAGGGCCGCGTCGTCGAGCGCCTGGTCCACAAGTCGCCCGCCGGCGAAACCGTCCCCGGCCTGCACGAGATCGGCTTCTTTCAGAAGCAGGTCAAGATCGTGCTGCGCAACTGCGGCGTGATCGACCCGCTCAAGATCGAGGAATACATCGCCCGCGACGGCTACCAGGCCCTGGGCAAGGCCCTGACCGAGATGACCCCCGAACAGGTCATCGCCGAGGTCAAGAAGTCCGGCCTGCGCGGCCGCGGCGGCGCCGGCTTCCTCACCGGCCTGAAGTGGGAGTTCACCCGCAAGTCCGCCGGCGACGTGAAGTACATCCTCTGCAACGGCGACGAGGGCGACCCCGGTGCGTTCATGGACCGCAGCGTGCTCGAAGGCGACCCGCACAGCGTCATCGAGGGCATGGCCATCGCGGCCTACGCGATCGGCGCCAAGCAGGGCTACGCCTATATTCGCGCCGAGTACCCGCTGGCCGTCGAGCGCTTCAGCAAGGCCCTCGAGCATGCCCGCGAGTACGGCCTGCTGGGCAAGAACATCATGGAACGCGGCTTCGACTTTGACATCGAGGTTCGCATGGGCTCCGGCGCGTTCGTCTGCGGCGAAGAGACCGCGCTGATGACGTCCATCGAAGGCAACCGCGGCGAGCCGCGGCCACGCCCGCCCTTCCCGGCCCAGCAGGGCCTGTGGGGCAAGCCGAGCTGCCTGAACAACGTCGAAACCTTCGCGAACATCGCCCCGATCATCGTCAAGGGCGCCGACTGGTTCGCGTCGTTCGGCACCGAGAAGAGCCGCGGCACGAAGGTCTTCGCCCTGGCCGGCGCCGTGAACAACACCGGCTTGGTCGAGGTCCCGATCGGCATGCCGCTGGGCGAGATCATCTACGACATCGGCGGCGGCATCCCTGGCGGCAAGAAGTTCAAGGCGGCCCAGATGGGCGGCCCGTCCGGCGGCTGCATTCCGAAGGAGCACCTGAACGTCCCGGTCGATTACGAGTCGCTGAACGAGCTCGGCGCCATCATGGGCTCGGGCGGCCTGATCGTCATGGACGAAGACACGTGCATGGTCGATGTGGCCCGCTTCTTCCTCGACTTCGTCCAGGATGAATCGTGCGGCAAGTGCCCGCCCTGTCGCGTCGGTACCAAGCGCATGCTCGAAATCGTCACCCGCATCTGCGAGGGCCACGGTGAAGAGGGCGACATCGAGAAGCTGATCGAAATCGGCAACGTGATCAAGGACGCGTCCCTGTGCGGCCTCGGTCAGACCGCCCCCAACCCGGTGTTGTCCACGATCCGCTACTTCCGCGACGAGTACGAGGCCCACATCCGCGACCGGCACTGCCCGGCCGGCGTGTGCCCCGCCCTCGTGCGGGCGCCCTGCCAGAGCGCCTGCCCGGCCAACGTCGACGTGCCGGGCTTCGTCGCGCTCATCGCCGAGAAGCGCTACGCCGAGGCCCTTGCCCTGCACCGCGAGCGCAACCCGTTCGCGTCGGTGTGTGCCCGCGTGTGCTTCCACACCTGCGAGGACAAGTGCCGACGGGCGACGCTCGACGACGCCGTGGCGATCCGCGGGTTGAAGCGCTTCATGGCCGAGCAGGAAGTCACGGTCCAGTTGCCGGAGATCCGCGAGAACGAGGCCAACGCCAAACGCAAGGTCGCGATCGTCGGCGCCGGCCCGGCCGGCCTGTCGTGTGCGTACTTCCTGGCGCGACTCGGCTACCAGCCGAAGGTCTTCGAGGCCGAAGCCCGTCCGGGCGGCATGCTCGTGCAGGCCATCCCGGCCTACCGCCTGCCGCGTGAAGAGCTGGCCCGCGAGATCCGTATGATCGAGCGGCTCGGCGTGGACATCGAGACCAACATGCGGCTCGGCAAGGACTTCACGCTGAAGAGCCTGCGCAACGACGGCTACGAGGCGGTGTTCCTCGGCGTCGGCGCGCCGCTCGGCACCAAGCTCGGTATCCCGGGCGAGGAGGCCGAGGGTGTCGTCGATGCCCTCCGCTTCCTGCGCGAGTACAACATCCGCGGGTCCGTCCCCGTCGGCAAGCACGTCGTGGTCATCGGCGGCGGCAACGCGGCTATCGATGCGGCCCGCACGGCCATGCGGCTCGGCGCCGAGACGGTCACCATCCTCTACCGCCGAACGCGCGTCGAGATGCCGGCCTACGCCGAAGAGGTGGACGAGGCCGAGCACGAGGGCGTGCGGATCGCGGTGCTGGTCGCGCCGATCGAGATCGTCCGCCGGGACGGCCGCGTGAACGGCGTCAAGTGCCGGCACATGGTGCTGGGTGAGTTCGACCGCAGCGGTCGGCGCCGGCCGGTGGATCGCTCCGACGAGGATTTCGTCGTGGCGGCGGACCAGGTCATCGCGGCGATCGGTCAGACGCTCGACAGCGGGCAGTTGCTGGATGGTCAGAAGGTCAAGCTCAGTCGCGCCGGCTTCATCCAGGCCGACCCGGTCAGCGGCCAGACCTCGGTGGAGTGGCTCTTCGCGGGCGGCGACGCCGTCATGGGACCGTGGTCGGTCGTGGCGGCGATTGGCGCCGGCGAGAAGGCCGCCGTGGGGATCGACAAGTTCTTCAACGGCCAGTGCGACGCGTTCTGGCGGGCCGACAAGCAACCGGACGTGGAGTTCGATCCGGACGCGGACCCGGTGCAGTACACGCGGGCCAAGATGCAACTGATCCCGGTGAACAAGCGCAAGAACAATTTCCAGGAAGTCGAGTTGCCGTGGTCGGAGGCCGTCGCGCGGCGCGAAGCCAGGCGCTGCCTGCGGTGCGATTTCCGGCAAACCTGCGAACAGGACTAG
- a CDS encoding (2Fe-2S) ferredoxin domain-containing protein, producing MAKRITSPQDLKALQEKARSDINLRTGPKDIRITVHMGTCGIAAGARDVLTALMNALGAAAADNVTITQTGCAGLCDQEPMLTLADKAGGSFRYGKLDKHKIGEIVREHVLRGQPVVEYLIKV from the coding sequence ATGGCAAAACGCATCACGAGTCCGCAGGACTTGAAGGCCTTGCAGGAAAAGGCCAGGAGCGACATCAATCTACGCACCGGCCCGAAGGACATCCGCATCACCGTGCACATGGGCACGTGCGGCATCGCCGCCGGCGCCCGCGATGTGCTCACCGCGCTGATGAACGCCCTCGGCGCCGCTGCGGCCGACAACGTCACGATCACCCAGACCGGCTGCGCGGGCCTGTGCGACCAGGAGCCGATGCTGACCCTGGCAGACAAGGCCGGCGGCTCGTTCCGCTACGGCAAGCTGGACAAGCACAAGATCGGCGAGATCGTGCGGGAGCACGTCCTGCGCGGACAGCCGGTGGTCGAATACCTGATCAAGGTCTGA
- a CDS encoding NAD(P)H-dependent oxidoreductase subunit E: MSEDVKVKCACGEEVSEEELLARLDTVLKDYRDKPGALIPVLQIAQGIFGYLPEVALKKIALGLNKSYSEVAGVVSFYSFFSTKPRGKHLIRVCLGTACYVRGGKRVLDTLKQKLKIDVGDTTPDRQFTLEVARCFGACGLAPAVMIDEDVHHRVKANKLETVLSKYRNGDVPVAKKRRA, from the coding sequence ATGAGTGAAGACGTCAAGGTGAAATGTGCTTGCGGCGAGGAAGTCTCGGAGGAGGAGCTGCTCGCCCGGCTCGACACCGTCCTGAAGGACTACCGCGACAAGCCCGGGGCCCTGATCCCGGTGCTGCAGATCGCGCAGGGCATCTTCGGCTATCTGCCCGAGGTGGCCTTGAAGAAGATCGCCCTGGGGCTGAACAAGTCCTACAGCGAGGTGGCGGGCGTGGTCAGCTTCTATTCGTTCTTTTCCACCAAGCCGCGCGGCAAGCACCTCATTCGCGTGTGCCTGGGCACGGCCTGCTACGTCCGTGGCGGCAAGCGCGTGCTCGACACCTTGAAGCAGAAGCTCAAGATCGATGTGGGCGACACCACGCCGGACCGCCAGTTCACGCTCGAGGTGGCCCGCTGTTTCGGCGCCTGCGGCCTGGCGCCGGCGGTCATGATCGACGAGGACGTCCACCACCGCGTGAAGGCCAACAAGCTGGAAACCGTGCTGAGCAAGTACCGCAACGGGGACGTGCCGGTTGCGAAGAAGAGGAGAGCCTAG
- a CDS encoding ATP-binding protein, whose amino-acid sequence MRELSLHIMDLIENSLRAQATIILVSVEALPDQDLLRIVVEDNGTGLRVPVESVLDPFYTTKRGKRTGLGLSLFRAAAESTGGRLMIDKSALGDVGVRVTVELGLTHIDRNPLGDLAGTLAAAVCTNPAIDFRIRLGVGARTCELRVWDLATEAGVDRCDGLALARVVRARVQAELQSAAILT is encoded by the coding sequence GTGCGTGAACTGTCGCTGCACATCATGGACCTGATCGAGAACTCGCTCCGCGCGCAGGCGACCATCATCCTGGTCAGCGTCGAGGCGCTGCCGGATCAGGACCTGTTGCGGATCGTTGTGGAGGACAACGGCACGGGCCTCAGGGTCCCTGTCGAGTCCGTGCTGGATCCGTTCTACACCACCAAGCGCGGTAAGCGCACCGGCCTGGGCCTGAGTCTCTTCCGGGCGGCAGCGGAGAGCACGGGCGGCCGGCTGATGATCGACAAGTCGGCGCTGGGCGACGTCGGCGTCCGCGTCACCGTGGAACTGGGGCTGACGCACATCGACCGCAACCCCCTCGGCGACCTCGCCGGCACGCTCGCGGCGGCGGTGTGCACGAACCCTGCGATCGACTTTCGGATCCGGCTCGGGGTCGGCGCCCGGACCTGCGAGCTGCGCGTCTGGGACCTCGCGACCGAGGCCGGCGTGGACCGGTGTGACGGCCTGGCACTGGCCCGCGTGGTGCGCGCCCGCGTCCAGGCGGAACTGCAATCTGCGGCCATACTGACATGA
- a CDS encoding PHP domain-containing protein: MKAFAADLHIHTGLSPCAADEMTPPAIVQAALERELAMIAICDHNTAGNAAATQAAAGRRVAVLAGMEVTTAEEVHVLGLFPDADAAEAAGAEVRATLPPADAAYYERFGPQYRMDATGRVVAQESRMLALASTLELSDAVALIHRHRGVAIAAHVNRPSFSVISQLGMFPRDAGFDALEVFSAPGFPSRVAEFAPLGLPVLTSSDSHFLGDIGSARSTFTLRRPSFEELVLALRGTGGRGVRCA, translated from the coding sequence GTGAAAGCGTTCGCCGCGGACCTGCACATTCACACGGGCCTGTCGCCCTGCGCGGCGGACGAGATGACGCCGCCCGCGATTGTGCAAGCGGCGCTGGAGCGTGAATTGGCGATGATCGCGATCTGTGACCACAACACGGCGGGCAACGCGGCGGCGACGCAGGCCGCGGCGGGCCGGCGCGTGGCCGTCCTGGCGGGGATGGAGGTCACGACCGCGGAAGAGGTCCACGTGCTCGGGCTCTTTCCGGACGCGGACGCCGCCGAGGCCGCCGGGGCCGAGGTGCGTGCGACGTTGCCGCCGGCGGACGCCGCTTATTACGAGCGTTTCGGTCCGCAGTATCGGATGGACGCGACGGGGCGCGTCGTGGCGCAGGAAAGCCGGATGCTGGCGCTGGCTTCGACGCTGGAGCTGTCGGACGCGGTGGCGCTGATTCACCGGCACCGCGGCGTGGCGATCGCGGCGCATGTGAACCGGCCCTCGTTCAGCGTGATCAGCCAACTGGGCATGTTCCCGCGCGACGCGGGTTTCGACGCGCTCGAGGTGTTCTCCGCGCCGGGGTTCCCGTCGCGGGTGGCGGAGTTCGCGCCGCTGGGATTGCCGGTGCTCACGTCTTCGGACAGCCACTTCCTGGGCGACATCGGCAGCGCGCGTTCGACGTTCACGTTGCGGCGCCCCTCGTTCGAGGAGCTGGTGCTGGCGCTGCGCGGCACGGGTGGCCGGGGGGTGCGCTGTGCGTGA
- a CDS encoding serine kinase gives MMLSELATKLGLENLTPNLAARPVKVTGGYVSDLLSDVLANGPKGGVLVTVQVHLNVIAVAVHAELAAVIFALDRRPDEAVCAKAVEEGIALYVTDANAFDVVGRLYELGLRGPHA, from the coding sequence ATGATGCTGAGCGAGCTGGCGACGAAGCTGGGACTCGAGAACCTGACGCCGAATCTGGCCGCGCGCCCGGTCAAAGTCACGGGCGGCTACGTGTCCGACCTGCTCAGCGACGTGCTGGCGAACGGCCCGAAGGGGGGCGTGCTGGTGACGGTGCAGGTGCACCTGAACGTGATCGCCGTGGCGGTGCACGCGGAGCTGGCGGCCGTGATTTTCGCGCTGGACCGCCGGCCTGACGAGGCGGTGTGTGCGAAGGCGGTCGAGGAAGGCATCGCGCTGTACGTGACGGACGCCAACGCGTTCGACGTGGTCGGGCGCCTGTACGAGCTCGGTCTGCGAGGGCCGCATGCGTGA
- a CDS encoding ATP-binding protein translates to MSAVSYSIQGGDYEHGGAASRALKEQLKKVGADPAVVRRAMVAAYEAEMNVVIHAHRGELRASLDNGQLEVEVIDEGPGIPDIAQAMKAGFSTASARAREYGFGAGMGLPNIKKNSDRFAIESEVGRGTRVSFTIHLRPQALYGAGQHSLHIDAARCRQALRCLHTCPTLAMRVRRNKPEVLDYLCIDCGACITTCPSGALQVAGAAGTLAPVGDGVLVVTAESLAQFGAGVGPDRVLAVLAKLGFHDVRVSSAWESALRAAMLEYARTTAPVSPTIAPACPAVVNLIEMRFPALIPHVAPFRSALEALQVEIGGRRALYVTSCPAQRTALLSAGTQPAPEVLLPAALHAAVAPHVVTGRDAPLPIPQPSAACEPGLLWVTGIRHVLNVLEAVENGQAGDVQAIEPWACDAGCFGSPLLREDAFLSRHRWTAPRGLDGAARAIPRARPLAARPGLRLDTDMAKAIQKLAKIDKLKRSLPGSDCAMCGAPTCAALAEDIVLGRASADACVRQAPPAGPAANQEIAP, encoded by the coding sequence ATGAGCGCCGTCTCGTACAGCATCCAGGGTGGCGATTACGAGCACGGCGGCGCTGCGTCGCGGGCCCTCAAGGAGCAGCTCAAGAAGGTGGGGGCCGATCCGGCGGTCGTGCGGCGCGCGATGGTGGCCGCGTACGAAGCCGAGATGAACGTCGTCATCCACGCGCACCGCGGCGAGCTGCGGGCGTCGCTCGATAACGGACAACTTGAGGTCGAAGTGATCGACGAGGGGCCGGGCATCCCGGACATTGCGCAGGCGATGAAGGCCGGCTTCTCCACCGCGTCCGCCCGGGCCCGTGAGTACGGCTTCGGCGCCGGCATGGGCCTGCCCAACATCAAGAAGAACAGCGACCGCTTCGCGATCGAGTCGGAAGTCGGCCGGGGTACGCGCGTCAGCTTCACCATTCACCTCCGGCCGCAGGCCCTATACGGCGCTGGCCAGCATTCGCTGCACATCGATGCGGCCCGCTGCCGCCAAGCGCTACGCTGCCTGCACACGTGCCCGACGCTCGCCATGCGTGTGCGACGCAACAAGCCGGAGGTGCTCGACTACCTGTGCATCGACTGCGGTGCGTGCATCACCACCTGCCCGAGCGGGGCGCTGCAAGTCGCGGGTGCGGCCGGCACGCTTGCCCCAGTGGGTGACGGTGTCCTGGTCGTGACCGCCGAGAGTCTGGCGCAGTTCGGCGCCGGCGTCGGCCCGGATCGCGTGCTGGCAGTGCTGGCAAAACTCGGCTTCCACGACGTGCGCGTGTCCAGCGCCTGGGAGAGCGCGCTGCGGGCCGCGATGCTGGAATATGCCCGCACCACGGCCCCCGTGTCGCCCACCATCGCGCCGGCCTGCCCGGCCGTGGTGAACCTCATCGAGATGCGTTTCCCGGCCTTGATCCCGCACGTGGCGCCGTTCCGCTCGGCGCTGGAAGCCCTCCAGGTCGAAATCGGCGGCCGGCGGGCGCTCTACGTCACGAGCTGCCCGGCGCAGCGCACCGCGCTGCTCAGCGCCGGTACGCAACCCGCCCCGGAGGTGCTTCTCCCGGCGGCCCTGCATGCCGCCGTCGCGCCGCACGTCGTGACCGGCCGCGACGCACCGCTGCCGATTCCGCAGCCGTCGGCCGCGTGCGAGCCGGGCCTGTTGTGGGTTACCGGAATCCGACACGTCCTGAACGTGCTGGAGGCCGTGGAAAACGGCCAGGCGGGGGATGTGCAGGCGATCGAGCCGTGGGCGTGCGACGCCGGCTGCTTCGGTTCGCCGTTGCTGCGCGAAGACGCGTTTCTCTCCCGGCACCGCTGGACGGCGCCCCGGGGGCTGGACGGGGCGGCCCGTGCGATCCCGCGCGCGCGGCCACTGGCGGCGCGTCCGGGATTGCGCCTGGATACGGACATGGCCAAGGCCATCCAGAAGCTGGCGAAGATCGACAAGCTGAAGCGGAGCCTGCCGGGCAGCGACTGCGCCATGTGCGGCGCCCCGACCTGCGCCGCGCTGGCCGAAGACATCGTCCTCGGACGAGCCAGCGCCGACGCCTGTGTACGGCAGGCCCCGCCGGCCGGACCGGCAGCCAACCAGGAGATCGCCCCATGA